The following is a genomic window from Branchiostoma lanceolatum isolate klBraLanc5 chromosome 10, klBraLanc5.hap2, whole genome shotgun sequence.
TGAGGGGaaactgtaatgtatgtaaataaaaaattGTACTATTTGTACTAGATAGAATCAACTGATGGGaaactgtaatgtatgtaaataaaaactttgtaccaTCTGTACTAGATAGAATCAACTGAGATGAAACTGtaatgtatttgaataaagacttTGTACCATGTGTACTAGATAGAATCAACTGAGGGGaaactgtaatgtatgtaaataaaaactttgtaccaTTTGTACTAGATATAATCAGCTGAGGGGaaactgtaatgtatgtaaataaaaactttgtaccaTTTGTACTAGATATAATCAGCTGATGGGaaactgtaatgtatgtaaataaaaactttgtaccaTCTGTCCTAGATAGTATCAACTGAGGGGaaactgtaatgtatgtaaataaagACTTTGTTCCATTtgtactagagtccattccaagttaccgcgagggttgttattgtcataatttagaattatattcaagttattgttatttgtTTAAGAGATGTGATACTTAAAtaatattttgaatttgatttcaactttctaaatattttctagaGGAAACtgtaatatatgtacataaaaaagaaagCTACAATAAAATACCTGTATATTGTTCAAAAGTCTCATTCGCTTTTCTTTTACCTTGTGTTCTAATTTGACCATTatattttcttctcttgaattCTCAAAAGCTTGAAATAGTCAATGTTTGATTTTTGCAATTTGTGCAAAAATTTATGAATTGTGTTATAATCTCTGCTGGACCATTGATGCAAATATTAGTTTGGGCACAATAATTATcttcggagaagattatgttttcggttgaaaaatctgttgggtgggtctaaatgtatgtcaggagcataactcaagaaagcttcgatgaatctttatgactttcggtaggtgtgtagtgtcaagttcgaaaatggttcaccttgtgtttttcaacagtaccgcagcggactttgcattttttgtgtttgtatgtaggcaacaaaagtgacggaaacgttgatggaccttcatgattttttgcaggtgtgtagatgttgtaaaaacggaggtcaagttcaaaaatggttccccttgtattttccgtcggtactgcagcgggctttgtgtggatgtgtatttgtatgtcgccaccataactcaagaagctgttgatggatctgtatatTATCtggtggatgggtagggtttacagaaaggaaggtcaagttcgataatgggccttctagcgggcaccttaggtactgcaacagagcttcaaaacttggaggcatattttctgaaagtgctatggttatgatttttgttcggtagatagttcatgccacagaaagtaagttctgttaatttgggccccctagcggcttgttaagaactacagtgggtgtttttgttttgacattcggacatgaataacttgagaaggggtcgacagatcgtcgtgatatttggtatttacagagctcagatggtgctttacataatcaatgactaattatgcaaatcaagagctaatttgcataattagaaaggaaagtttgttaacccactgcatttcataatcggacatgggactgtcaggtcatgtaaccagatggccttgcataaacgtacatgtaggtcaaatgaataaactactagtatcctccaagcagaggtgtgggtcctgctggtttttaacgcgttcagttcaggcatttttgttcaccacgattggcgacataatgaaaaggggacaaaatagaaagcctgacaaaaacacataaaaacacgtcaaaaaccagccagacccacttcttggagagtacactgtaccaaaactgcaccactgttaggtgcggaaaagtcatgtactatgtctttcaaaatgtgtatgatatggaataaagatttgttctattcatatatattgactaccatttcatcatcactttcaacttacaacactgcaatatcgaacctttgtggcccatataatatcaacatactcatattttttcatgaccagttataacatatgcATTTGTAacaccaaatgatgttaaccccatcaagactggactcattcgccccatcataacttccaaatggtatggtgcatgatcgaatttgcagggggtgataaacacgtaaatatcaatcactctccataataagccttgattatttggcgaagataatgtgttcgtggaactctagttaaagTTGATATTTGCATCAATGGTCAAAAATCAGACATTGACTATTTCAATCTTTTTACAACTCAAGAGAAGAAAACGATATTGATTGATGATATGATACTGATTGTGCATCAGACAAACCAAAAAGCACCATGAGAAAGTTAAGAAAAAATGAACGtcgatattgtttttgtttgtgtaactgtacaaaaacataattttctttattttcccatGGGTGCATTTTgatttattatataataatgcTGCTTGtggatcagaaaaaaaacaatgaacagTGTTTGCAGAAAAGCGTTTGGACACAAAATTTGCATTAATATTTGCATCAATGGTCCGCAAGTGTTAATGGCACAATGTAGAAAGTTGTACACAAATTACAAAGGTCTAATTACAGACAGTCCAATGGACTAATGTAGTCGATTGGCaattcaagagaagaaaatctaaattttcaaattgtaccAGTTGCTGCAAAATCAAAGgcaacatgtatttttgctTCTTGCCCATAGTCAACCATTTGTGAAAATGTATTGTTAGATCATCGATTTTGATTGAATCTACTTTTTAACAtaatttgtaagaaaaaaaatctgaatataCTGAAAGTATAGTATGACTTTAATGGCGCTTCTAGTCAGCCGCCCGTAACCGCCAGCCGGTTACGCTATTTTTTATTCATAGTGGACCTATATTGAGTCAAATGTGAAATGACATGTTCCTCTTCTATGAACATAATTACCAGTCAGGAAAAGACACAATCACCACTAAGACTGAAATGTCAGTAACTTAATTattgaaacatttctttattttttttaagaaCTCACGGTGAAAACATCTCTAACAAGGCTTCAAACAAACAGCAGTAGTTCTTGGGGGAAATATGTATAATGTGATAAAATGTATATAACTTGCAGACCATACGACTGGCCAAAAAACTACAAGCGACGCGTTTTcaccaaatgtaaaaaaaaggagtGGTTCAGTTGGGCCTGCTTTCTTCATGCCTATCAATGGTTCGGCCATGTGTTGACTTCTGGGACCTGTGACAGGGAAACATTCAAACATCAAAtcctacatgtagattcaaCCATCTTTCactaaaatatacatttgaaatcaaatcaatcagcACAATCATTAATGCTTTCAAACACATATAATATGGCAGGTTATTTTATCTCATAACAGGCTCAGAAAATATTTTTGACACTTAAACTAGGACATCAGTCTGCAAAATTACGAAGCACTTTTTCAACGGTTTGGAAGGATTACTTTTACGCGCTTACCACGTACCCTCCAAGCAGGGAATGGGTTCCGGCagggtttttttacgtgtttttaggcgtttttgttgagatttctactttttttggTCTCTATAaacaagagagacaaaaaattaaaaaggagCCTACCTACCTACACGTAGTCCCTAGAAAAAGTAGAAcgctcgacaaaaacgcctaaaaacacgtacaAAAACTGCCGggaccaaacctctgcttgcagagtACTTACACGTAAGTCGGTGTTTTGTAGTTGGAAGCATATGTTAGGCAATCTAAATATCTAAAAGACCATTCTACTCCACATTAAATAAAATTTTCCCATGACCCTCTCGCCTTTTTTATTGGCCCTCACCTCACTACCATAGCCAATGCAGGTCAACGCAGACATAAGTGCTACACTTATATGTGTCAAAAGTCAGGTGGTCTCGTTGCTGATTCACTCTATTTACACAATTCAATCTATACAACAGGATAGCATTCAGAGACTGCTAGAAAGggaaatttatttattcatatttcatcTTGAGACACCTGGTGATAGCTAATTTTGGGGCCCAGTATAAcatatacagccaaacctgcccaaggcgaccaccggTACCGGGAGACCGAGGAAAAGTGTTAGCTtcggacaggtggtcgccttgaagaggatcaactcacaacatgtttccaagttGAGATGTTAATCAATACAGTATTACATAGATGGATGGAACACGACTTAATTTTAGAAAGCATAACTACCACAAGGTTtaattcccattgacagaaagatcctacaaaattatattttagGTTATCGTTTTAATTTTGATGTgccgttacatcgtgtacaaattctGTCATACTTTTCTACGCTGCGTCAGGTACTGGAAGCATATGTTAGGCAATCTAAATATCTAAAAGACCATTCTACTCCACATTAAATTACATTTTCCTATGACTCTCTCGCCTTTTTTATTGGCCCTCACCTAACTACCATAGCCAATGCAGGTCAACGCAGACATAAGTGCTGCACGTATATGTGTCAAAAGTCAGGTGGAAGTACCTGACGCAGCGTAGAAAAGAACATAtgtatgtcatgttttttttttaaatgtattaacTGGCTTACCCTTTCATGCTTGAATGCCAACCCAAATGAAATAAAGCCCTGGATCTTCTGGGTGCAATCTTGAGTGAGGAGAGGGAGAGAATATGGACATCTTCCACGAAGATCATTAAAAGTGAGGAATGTATTGGCCTCTTTGCTTATGACTCTCATACAGTTGATATGATTGTTGCAGaatactatatatgtatatatggggCAAACAGAACAATGTTTTTTATCTAAATCCTCCAAGCAGGATACATCGAAGGGAAAAATTGCAACATATATTTCAAGTATGATACGGGTCGGTGCGATCCTGTCATCAGGCCAACAAGACATCCATATTTTCAAATACCATAAagaatgtaagaagaattgaagcgacaaaacacgTTGTCACAACAAGTCTTtgtccctgtattcaataaaacattaactaacactgatgttaacatcaaaattatgaaattatatattcagatccgggtttgtatagaACATCAAGAAAGCAGAGACAACGTTTTCGGTACATTACCACTAGGAACGGAAGTCTCATGTGGCAGACTGACTACGTGTTGCTGGTTCTCCTCACTTTTcctcaactgaagttctcttaCAGACTAGCTCTCCGCTATTGCGTCCTGACTGTCTGAATTGCCGTGCCTTAGAAATCACCCGTCTTGTCTTTTTGCCTTCAACATGCAGACAGTATCCTATTACAAATTTGATATGAGGGCTGTGctatcatccatgaaatttacttgctgtggccttaagcATAATACAAACGGAAGCTAGGGGCAACAATAGCTTACTTAAGTTTGCGATAGGGCGGTGTTTAAAGTTGTCGGATGGAAATTTGTCAGACTTGTAAAGAAAAATCGTCGTATTCCCAGGATTGCTTCTATTGTGTCCAAAAATTACAGATacgggtttgtatagcacatgAAGACGGCAGAGACAATGTTTCCGTACTCTACcaagtctcctgagtcatgaggcagactgacggtGACTTCATGTTGCTGGTTCTCCTCACTTTTcctcaactgaagttctcttaCAGACTAGCTCTTCGCTTGCTGCcctgtctgactgaattgccGTGTATTAGAAATCAACCGTCTTGTCACTCTGTCTTCaacaatggtctactcaaaaCGCATGGCATTaattacttcatctgaccctgttatcgaaTTTGATtataatggcacagcaattatACAGACTATGTCCTATTACAAGTTTGATATGAGGGCTGCActttgtcttcctgtaagttgtggatgaggagcaatcttattacagcttgcgtacacaataattgtacaacgcaTTTGTACGGATTTATACACTacttacatgtgcaaatgcctttttacggTATCTAAAACGGTTTTGCGATAAAACTGACAGTAGTTTGCAACATATTGCACTATCATCGGTATTATGACCATTGTCAAAGGGcaaaaaatcttatttttttatcattaacgggggttgccctaacttatgacgcgccctaacatgtgacgGTTTTgttagtgatcttattatgcataagtacgccgtgtttgtgtccactgactatgctcataaggaaggtattaaataaaccaagttcatgcacataattgttatttgcattcaaaacatatgtgtacatattcatttcttgttttgtcgagaatagtattttgacaataatgatggcaacgctgagtagagggtcactgcgtagctagacggcccggcacctaaatatacgacctgtgccaagcaaaTATACAACTGTCATACACATAAAAAACATAACTTCcttaaacacaaaaaattgggtcttaaAGTGTTTTTTGAGAAGAAAAccaaccaaagaaaacaacgtaaacatcgctgccgtctggcgacgttgctttcccgccatttttttgggccgcgatggtggcggacggcgattcaacgcacagctttgtaacgttctaacatgtgattggtaccgtctatgaaaaggaaactgaatacagagatggcgaagatatttcccaataagtagacggtgtattgttgatgtaagcggtgtcgttttttcgtaatgattttgtaagtcgggtcgcatgcaagacgtacgtcgggccgcgcgcaaagtgcgtagtagcctatttcccgtgaaaacatgagctgggatgcgctagatatagcccttctcacatgacgttagaagtgcacaaaATTTTCCGGTTAGAAGAAAGctataatatagcagacttcaagccttatttacatttccctaacttcatcgcCAACTTCCGTTGAGAGCataattaccaaagcgtaataagttaggcacactatctggcgtagcactaaatcagaaggtacattcgtgaaaatattcatgaacgttcatgaatgttcataaaCGAACataaaattcatgaatattcatgaacgtttaccTTTATTTTTAGCGACAGGGAGGGTTGGAGGAGAGGGGTCgtgaccagatgatgatgattttgcatACTAGCTCCTTAATGTGAGAAATATTGTTTCGTATTCAGTATTGTACATGGTAGATACTGCCTTAGTGTTGTTGTAAACAGTGTTTTAGTCGAAGCGTGAATGATTCTTACCGTTGATATTGCTCCttgcatatgtatgtatgttgacTGAAATTTTATATGGAATAAAGTCATAAAAACATTTATGTTTAAGTCGTTTATTGGTTAGTTTTTTCACAGCTCATTTCACCATATCTTACATTTGTGGACAATCAAGGACAACGCGCCATTCGTCTAAATGCAATCATTGTAACACGACACATATGAGAACTTTTAGAGGTGAAGTGAACGCAGTATTAAAGTTGAGGTGTTTCGCGGGAAATCCACACGAAACACTCAACGTGTTACCTTATTGTATGCACGAACCATGACGTCAAATCGTATAGCATAACTGATTGCAAGAAGAGGAGGACTTGTACGTTGTAGTCCCGGAAGGCCGCGTATAATGAGGTTGGCTACCATAGAGATGACATTTTCGTCACCCCAGTAGTGTTTTGCTCCCACTCGTTTCGAGACCTCTCCCTCCATACAGTCTCTTTACAAGTCTTATTCTTGTAAACGCGACGACATGACGGGTTATACAGAATACTGCACTGGAGTGGCGCTGCTTGTTTTAATCGCTACAAGTTGCTACGTTGGGATGACATCTGCTTCTGAACCCGGCTTCAGCCTGACAAATGGCGATTTCGACAGAACTGGCTTTACCAACGACTCAACCCTGCGGAACAGTTCGTTTGAAAACTGTACCAGTGCCGGACTAGTAGTAAACATCACTTCCAACGTTTCAAGATGTTTGGAGAGCGATTCAGGTGGTACAGCTTACACGTATTCCAAACCAGTAGGAGCTGTGTACGCTACATTATGCCTCGGCATCTGGTCAGTCGTTGCAAACAGTCTCCCACTAGCAGCCATCATAAAACATGAACATCTCCACACGCCCGCATACATCCTCATGGCTAATCTGGCCGCAAGCGACGTCATGACCGGCGTAGACTTTGTGTACACCGAAACTATCCCGTCCATCGCCATGACCCGACTCCGTTTCAAATTGGTCTTGCTCTCCGGCCTCTCCTCTGCCTACAGTCTGCTGGTCCTGACGGCTGAGCGTTACTGGTTCATCGTCCACGGGATGACCTACGTCAACAACGTCACCAACGACAAGTACAAGGTAATGATCATTATCGTTTGGGTGTGGTCTGTCCTGCTAGCGATGCTGCCCAACTTCGGCTGGAGCTGCGGAAGTCGTGCCGCGGAAGGATGCCTGTCCTTAGGGGGAGGGCTGATGCTCGGCTACGTGGTCCTCGTCCTGGTTTTCATTTTCATCCCGATGGCGGCAGTCGTCTATTTCAACCTGGGTATCTTCTGGTGCCTGTAGATGCCTAGATATtatataataatagtttattgcaaattcatgcccgtaggctaattgcatgttgacaacagtgtcgaaatacaaatgtacggtaaaacaaaaggtatacatctaatacaagatcattctatattgctattctatagtaagtttctatatctatggtactaatgcggggtttgatttcttctctgaaagcagtggaaaataaaaagtcccacactttcaatgatgagtgggttggaagattttaaaaggaatatgagtttctgggtatttcttaatctagaaaagtttttggagatttcggatactttcgtgaataatctgtttctttcggcttcaaattcgggacattcgcatataaaatgtatttcatttaccactgctttcgttgcacactgttcacatgttctgtcctggaccggtagctttttgtatctccctttctctatttctaatgggtgcgcgctaagtcttatcttacatattgccgcacgttggtcaaagtcattatgatacagataattttccatgtcgtttttacgtttttgtaaaatcttagttttccttcatctttcaacaggttatgaaagaatgtttgaatatacatatcttctaATCGTATTCTTAACAGTGCACATGTCTGTCTAATGTCTATATTAGCGTTGTCGGTATACCAAATGTATGAGTAGCCACAATTGTCAAGTACTTCctttacatgttgagtccagtttTTCCTACGATTATTGACAGGTATATGCTGTTGTGACAGAAGTGCGTCTACTTGGAGAGGATGTGAGGAAATGTCTAGTTGTCTGAGTCGTAGCCAGTATTTGACTATGCGGACTGAAACATCTAGATCGACTGGAAATATACCCAGCTCCGCTCTACATGCTACGTTACTTGAGCTTCCTTGGACACCAAgtatattttttacaaaatctgttttgaattatctCGATAGGACACTTATCGTTCAGGTAATCCTTTCCCCAGATTTCGCAACCGTACAACATGATAGACTTAATACATGCGTTGTGAATCCTTAACAGGGCCTTAGGAGACAATGGTGAGCGAATCAAATGTTTGAGACTGAAAATGGCTTTACGCGCTTTTTGTGATAATTGATTTTGGCAAGAGAAAAACTGCCCGGCGACGACAACATCAAACCTAAATAGCAGTAAGAACTTGCGGTTTCAATGCTCTCTGAACCAATGAAAAAATTCAGGTCCTTGAATAGGCGTCCAGTTTTGTTAAAAATCACgacttttgttttttttctgattcacttgtaatttccattttgtacaaaacatATTAAGTCTGTCTAAAGCACATTGTAACCCTTCTTCGGTCTCTGAGAAAATCACCACGTCATCGGCATAAAGTAGACAAGAGACAAAAAGATTGTGCAAAAAGATTATATTCGTATGTTAGAGACGTACGACGCAAGGTATGTTTTATCACTTATGTCAACAAATATTCGTAAGCGGACAAGCGAGAATAACCCATGTTTTGTGGATAAGGAGATGCATAaaccttcaacttcaacttcggttacccccaaataaccccgctaggggcaaagtaggggggggaggaggtcccaggctaaggcgggcaggcctccagcctggcgcggaatgactcaaccgtgggagccgtaacaaccgcgccaggcagggcgttccactcgggtatggtgcgggggaagaaagaatgtttgtaagagtctgtccgggcgtaaagtggttgaaatttgagcgtatGGCTCAAACCTACTTTAGCTTTTGcgctttgagtgttttgttgcaTTGTTTGTAATGTATGTTGTTACAAAAGTCAGTCAAAATCATGACGGTCCGCCAATCCCttattgagttattctcttacaaagtctgaaacaaaatcctACCCAGTAGTTTCAAACAAACCCCTATGAGACCCGAACCTACACCACTTAATTTCTGTCcctagagctatctaccactgaaaaaCGATCATAGGATGTCCACAATACGAGCTAGGAAAACCGGtaattccactgcagtaccgtaaaaaGCTAATAGGAGGCCCAGTATCAAACTTggccttcgttttcccgacttctacccacataccatagATATCATTAAGATCCATTCACATCTGTGTTATGCTgctcacagacagacagctagacatacaaacacacaa
Proteins encoded in this region:
- the LOC136443019 gene encoding lysophosphatidic acid receptor 3-like, producing the protein MTGYTEYCTGVALLVLIATSCYVGMTSASEPGFSLTNGDFDRTGFTNDSTLRNSSFENCTSAGLVVNITSNVSRCLESDSGGTAYTYSKPVGAVYATLCLGIWSVVANSLPLAAIIKHEHLHTPAYILMANLAASDVMTGVDFVYTETIPSIAMTRLRFKLVLLSGLSSAYSLLVLTAERYWFIVHGMTYVNNVTNDKYKVMIIIVWVWSVLLAMLPNFGWSCGSRAAEGCLSLGGGLMLGYVVLVLVFIFIPMAAVVYFNLGIFWCL